In a single window of the Nocardioides massiliensis genome:
- the metW gene encoding methionine biosynthesis protein MetW, protein MRPDLTILAGLIPDGSRVLDLGCGEGQLLAHLETRGCTIQGVEIDGDAVLRAVRRGVPVIEADIEGELSTFADQSYDVVVLSQTLQAMVNPAHVLLELRRVGARGVVSVPNFGLWRNRLALLRGRMPVSATIPHAWYETPNIHLSTLVDLQALLDEVGLVVEKRILLGEDAAPLRSPIAANLRAAAAIYLVR, encoded by the coding sequence ATGCGCCCCGACCTGACGATCCTGGCCGGGCTCATCCCCGACGGGTCGCGCGTGCTCGACCTCGGGTGCGGTGAGGGCCAGCTGCTCGCCCACCTCGAGACCCGCGGCTGCACCATCCAGGGCGTCGAGATCGACGGTGACGCCGTCCTGCGGGCGGTCCGCCGCGGGGTCCCGGTCATCGAGGCCGACATCGAGGGCGAGCTGAGCACGTTCGCCGACCAGTCGTACGACGTCGTGGTGCTCTCGCAGACGCTGCAGGCGATGGTCAACCCGGCCCACGTGCTGCTGGAGCTGCGGCGCGTGGGTGCCCGCGGCGTCGTCTCGGTGCCGAACTTCGGGCTCTGGCGCAACCGGCTCGCGCTGCTGCGCGGCCGGATGCCGGTCTCCGCGACGATCCCGCACGCGTGGTACGAGACCCCCAACATCCACCTGTCCACGCTCGTCGACCTGCAGGCGCTGCTCGACGAGGTCGGGCTGGTGGTCGAGAAGCGGATCCTGCTCGGCGAGGACGCCGCGCCGCTGCGCTCCCCGATCGCGGCCAACCTGCGTGCCGCCGCCGCGATCTACCTGGTGCGGTAG
- a CDS encoding NAD(P)H-quinone oxidoreductase, protein MRAVVVPEPGGPEALTLSDLPDLEPGPGEVLLDVAATAVNRADLLQRRGFYPPPPGASDVLGLECSGTVAAVGDGVEGWSVGDQACALLAGGGYATGVVVPAEQLMPVPAGIDLVTAAALPEVAATVWSNVFMVAGLQPGELFLVHGGAGGIGTMAIQLATAYGARVAATAGSAEKLAVCTELGAELAINYRDEDFVEVVREHGGADVILDNMGAKYLGRNVDALATEGRLVVIGMQGGTKGELDLGKLLGKRGAVIATSLRSRPVAEKGAICAALVEHVWPLVADGKVRPIVHATLPLEQVREAHTMLEDSVHVGKVVLTT, encoded by the coding sequence ATGCGCGCTGTCGTCGTACCCGAGCCCGGAGGGCCCGAGGCCCTCACGCTGAGCGACCTGCCCGACCTCGAGCCCGGACCCGGCGAGGTCCTGCTTGACGTGGCAGCGACCGCGGTGAACCGCGCCGACCTGCTGCAGCGGCGCGGGTTCTATCCCCCGCCGCCCGGCGCGTCCGACGTCCTCGGGCTCGAGTGCTCGGGCACGGTCGCTGCGGTCGGCGACGGCGTCGAGGGATGGTCGGTGGGCGACCAGGCGTGCGCGCTGCTGGCCGGTGGCGGCTACGCCACCGGCGTCGTGGTGCCGGCCGAGCAGCTCATGCCGGTGCCTGCGGGCATCGACCTCGTCACCGCCGCGGCCCTGCCCGAGGTCGCGGCGACCGTGTGGTCCAACGTCTTCATGGTCGCCGGGCTGCAGCCCGGTGAGCTCTTCCTCGTCCACGGTGGCGCCGGTGGCATCGGCACGATGGCGATCCAGCTCGCGACGGCGTACGGCGCGCGCGTGGCGGCCACCGCTGGCTCTGCCGAGAAGCTCGCGGTCTGCACGGAGCTGGGCGCGGAGCTGGCGATCAACTACCGCGACGAGGACTTCGTGGAGGTCGTGCGCGAGCACGGGGGCGCCGACGTCATCCTCGACAACATGGGCGCGAAGTACCTCGGGCGCAACGTCGACGCACTCGCCACCGAGGGCCGCCTGGTCGTCATCGGCATGCAGGGCGGCACCAAGGGCGAGCTCGACCTGGGCAAGCTGCTCGGCAAGCGCGGCGCGGTGATCGCCACCTCCCTGCGGTCGCGGCCCGTCGCGGAGAAGGGCGCGATCTGCGCCGCGCTCGTCGAGCACGTGTGGCCCCTGGTCGCCGACGGGAAGGTCCGCCCGATCGTCCACGCGACGCTGCCGCTGGAGCAGGTGCGCGAGGCGCACACCATGCTGGAGGACTCGGTGCACGTCGGGAAGGTCGTCCTCACGACCTAG
- a CDS encoding HAD family hydrolase — MSAAKRPVPDTWQPKLVALDIDGTLLRWVDGTGIVHEELSPAVFEAVRRAEDAGAHIVLASGRSVDAMTPVADLLELHGHGERVWIVASNGAVITRYPPVEVVHEETFDARAAVAAVLTEFPNALVAVEERGVGYRVNKEFPYGELNGELIETAIEELVAEPVSRVIIRDPTATVDDFLELGSKLGLHGIDYVVGWTAWLDLAPIGVSKAFGLDHVCRELGVDAGDVLAIGDGRNDLEMLEWAGRGVAMGQAVDVVHAAADHTTGSVDEDGAAQEINRWF, encoded by the coding sequence GTGAGCGCAGCCAAGCGGCCGGTCCCCGACACCTGGCAGCCGAAGCTCGTCGCGCTCGACATCGACGGCACCCTGCTGCGCTGGGTCGACGGCACCGGCATCGTCCACGAGGAGCTGTCGCCCGCGGTCTTCGAGGCCGTACGCCGCGCCGAGGACGCGGGCGCCCACATCGTGCTCGCCAGCGGGCGCTCGGTCGACGCGATGACCCCCGTGGCCGACCTGCTGGAGCTGCACGGACACGGCGAGCGGGTGTGGATCGTGGCCTCCAACGGGGCGGTGATCACCCGCTACCCGCCCGTCGAGGTCGTGCATGAGGAGACCTTCGACGCCCGGGCCGCGGTCGCCGCCGTGCTCACCGAGTTCCCGAACGCGCTGGTCGCGGTGGAGGAGCGCGGGGTCGGCTACCGGGTCAACAAGGAGTTCCCGTACGGCGAGCTCAACGGTGAGCTGATCGAGACCGCCATCGAGGAGCTCGTGGCCGAGCCGGTGAGTCGCGTGATCATCCGCGACCCCACGGCGACGGTCGACGACTTCCTGGAGCTCGGCTCCAAGCTCGGCCTGCACGGCATCGACTACGTCGTGGGCTGGACGGCCTGGCTCGACCTCGCACCCATCGGCGTCTCCAAGGCCTTCGGGCTGGACCACGTCTGCCGCGAGCTCGGGGTGGACGCCGGCGACGTCCTCGCGATCGGCGACGGCCGCAACGACCTGGAGATGCTGGAGTGGGCCGGTCGCGGGGTCGCGATGGGCCAGGCGGTCGACGTCGTGCACGCCGCCGCCGACCACACCACCGGCAGCGTCGACGAGGACGGCGCCGCTCAGGAGATCAACCGCTGGTTCTGA
- the mobA gene encoding molybdenum cofactor guanylyltransferase — MDPVEPRGAGLPQVAGDQPARVAAVVLAGGGAVRLGGVDKHALEIGGRTLLDRVLDVLTPPVEDVVVVGPEVRTHRPVLFTREDPPGGGPAAGLVAGIATLERLRGSLPDRVVALAVDMPMVTTATIDRLLQALDADPGADGVLLVDAGGRRQPLCAAYRAASLLSAVPAGRESTYGLAMRRLLFGLRLVEVPARAHEAADVDTWEDLRELRQRVAPDDPDV; from the coding sequence ATGGATCCCGTCGAGCCACGCGGCGCCGGTCTGCCGCAGGTCGCCGGCGACCAGCCGGCGCGGGTCGCCGCGGTGGTGCTCGCCGGCGGCGGTGCGGTCCGGCTCGGCGGGGTCGACAAGCACGCGCTGGAGATCGGTGGCCGCACGCTGCTCGACCGGGTGCTCGACGTGCTGACGCCGCCGGTCGAGGACGTGGTCGTCGTCGGCCCGGAGGTCCGGACGCACCGGCCGGTGCTGTTCACCCGGGAGGACCCTCCGGGGGGAGGTCCGGCTGCCGGCCTGGTCGCCGGCATCGCGACCCTGGAGCGGCTGCGGGGCAGCCTGCCGGACCGGGTCGTCGCCCTCGCCGTCGACATGCCGATGGTGACGACCGCGACGATCGACCGGCTGCTGCAGGCACTCGACGCGGACCCCGGCGCCGACGGGGTGCTCCTCGTCGACGCGGGCGGGCGACGCCAGCCGCTGTGCGCCGCCTACCGCGCGGCGTCGCTGCTCTCCGCGGTGCCGGCGGGCCGGGAGTCGACGTACGGCTTGGCGATGCGCCGGCTGCTCTTCGGGCTGCGGCTGGTCGAGGTGCCGGCGCGGGCCCACGAGGCCGCCGACGTCGACACCTGGGAGGACCTACGCGAGCTGCGACAGCGGGTTGCGCCCGACGACCCGGACGTATGA
- a CDS encoding HAD family hydrolase, which translates to MYKLVATDLDGTLLDSRGEVSPRTREVISALEERGIVVVFVTGRPLRWMETLWEHVGDHGLAVCSNGGIVYDVRTHRVVRSRTIPRTTGLEVADRLRSELPGTAYALERLDGIAVEEQFGLRFPRPSDLRIGPLEDYFEDDAVVKLLAKHDAHDPEPYWHRVEELVGDLVTTTWSSVGTLVEMSAEQVTKATTLAQVCLDRGIAPEEVVAFGDMPNDLAMLSWAGRSYAMANAHAQVRAAADHVAPPHDQDGVAQALEELFAL; encoded by the coding sequence GTGTACAAGCTCGTCGCCACCGACCTCGACGGGACGCTGCTCGACTCCCGCGGCGAGGTCAGCCCCCGCACCCGTGAGGTGATCTCCGCCCTCGAGGAGCGCGGCATCGTCGTGGTCTTCGTGACCGGCCGGCCGCTGCGCTGGATGGAGACGCTCTGGGAGCACGTCGGCGACCACGGTCTGGCGGTGTGCTCCAACGGCGGCATCGTCTACGACGTCCGCACCCACCGCGTCGTGCGCTCGCGCACCATCCCGCGCACGACGGGGCTCGAGGTCGCGGACCGACTACGCAGCGAGCTGCCGGGGACGGCGTACGCACTCGAGCGGCTGGACGGGATCGCCGTCGAGGAGCAGTTCGGGCTGCGGTTCCCCCGACCCTCCGACCTGCGAATCGGCCCGCTGGAGGACTACTTCGAGGATGACGCGGTGGTGAAGCTGCTCGCCAAGCACGACGCGCACGACCCGGAGCCCTACTGGCATCGGGTCGAGGAGCTCGTCGGTGACCTCGTGACCACGACCTGGTCGTCGGTCGGGACGCTGGTGGAGATGAGCGCCGAGCAGGTCACGAAGGCGACCACGCTGGCCCAGGTGTGCCTCGATCGCGGGATCGCGCCGGAGGAGGTCGTCGCGTTCGGCGACATGCCCAACGACCTGGCCATGCTGAGCTGGGCGGGGCGGTCCTACGCGATGGCGAACGCCCACGCCCAGGTGCGCGCCGCAGCCGACCACGTCGCCCCGCCACACGACCAGGACGGGGTGGCGCAGGCGCTCGAGGAGCTGTTCGCCCTGTGA
- a CDS encoding bacterial proteasome activator family protein has translation MSENSDEPRVMVIGPDGMSIAGGQSAADGEGGDEGETHVTDLVEQPAKVMRIGSMIRQLLEEVKAAPLDDASRQRLKEIHQSSIKELEAGLAPELVEELQRLSLPFAEETPSDAELRIAQAQLVGWLEGLFHGIQTAIYAQQMAARAQLEQMRRALPGGMTPQAPGQPGAEQAGGGEPDGRRGGGLYL, from the coding sequence ATGAGCGAGAACTCCGACGAGCCCCGCGTGATGGTCATCGGCCCCGACGGGATGTCGATCGCGGGCGGGCAGAGCGCGGCTGACGGGGAGGGCGGCGACGAGGGCGAGACCCACGTGACCGACCTCGTCGAGCAGCCCGCCAAGGTCATGCGCATCGGCAGCATGATCCGCCAGCTCCTCGAGGAGGTGAAGGCCGCGCCCCTCGACGACGCCAGCCGGCAGCGCCTGAAGGAGATCCACCAGTCCTCCATCAAGGAACTCGAGGCCGGTCTCGCACCCGAGCTGGTCGAGGAGCTGCAGCGGCTCTCGCTGCCGTTCGCGGAGGAGACCCCGTCCGACGCGGAGCTGCGGATCGCGCAGGCGCAGCTGGTCGGATGGCTCGAGGGCCTGTTCCACGGCATCCAGACCGCGATCTATGCCCAGCAGATGGCCGCCCGTGCGCAGCTCGAGCAGATGCGGCGCGCGCTGCCCGGCGGGATGACACCCCAGGCTCCCGGGCAGCCCGGGGCCGAGCAGGCCGGCGGCGGCGAGCCCGACGGGCGCCGCGGCGGCGGGCTCTACCTCTAG
- a CDS encoding O-acetylhomoserine aminocarboxypropyltransferase/cysteine synthase family protein, with product MTRRPETLAVHAGQEEADPATNSRAVPIYQTTSYVFNDTEHAANLFSLAEPGNIYTRIMNPTQSVFEERIAQLEGGVGALATASGSAATTYAVLNLTYAGDNIVALSTLYGGTYALFAHTLPQFGIEVRFVDPDKPEDLAKHVDDKTKLVFAETLGNPRINVVDIRAWADSAHAQGLPLIVDNTAPTPYLARVFDHGADVVVHAATKYIGGHGTSIGGVIVDSGNFDWAAHSERFPGLTQPDAAYHGAVWTEAVGNLAYIIRARTVLLRNTGAAIAPLNSWLFLQGLETLHLRMERHSENALKVAQFLEAHDDVSWVSYPGLESSPYKAVADRIFTGNGYGGLVSFGVKAGREGGRKFVESLELFSHLANIGDAKSLAIHNATTTHSQLTPEELENAGVPEDLVRLSIGIEHVDDIIADLEQALAASRG from the coding sequence ATGACCCGACGCCCCGAGACCCTCGCGGTGCACGCCGGCCAGGAGGAGGCCGACCCGGCCACCAACTCCCGCGCGGTGCCGATCTACCAGACCACCTCCTACGTCTTCAACGACACCGAGCACGCGGCCAACCTGTTCTCGCTCGCGGAGCCGGGCAACATCTACACCCGGATCATGAACCCGACCCAGTCGGTCTTCGAGGAGCGCATCGCGCAGCTCGAGGGCGGCGTGGGTGCCCTCGCCACCGCCTCCGGCTCGGCCGCGACGACGTACGCCGTGCTCAACCTGACCTACGCCGGCGACAACATCGTCGCCCTGTCGACGCTGTACGGCGGCACCTACGCACTGTTCGCGCACACGCTGCCGCAGTTCGGCATCGAGGTCCGCTTCGTCGACCCCGACAAGCCCGAGGACCTGGCCAAGCACGTCGACGACAAGACCAAGCTGGTCTTCGCCGAGACCCTCGGCAACCCGCGGATCAACGTCGTCGACATCCGCGCCTGGGCCGACTCCGCGCACGCGCAGGGCCTGCCGCTGATCGTCGACAACACCGCGCCGACGCCGTACCTCGCCCGGGTCTTCGACCACGGCGCCGACGTCGTCGTGCACGCCGCGACGAAGTACATCGGCGGCCACGGCACCTCGATCGGTGGCGTCATCGTCGACTCCGGCAACTTCGACTGGGCCGCGCACTCCGAGCGCTTCCCCGGCCTGACCCAGCCCGACGCCGCCTACCACGGCGCGGTCTGGACCGAGGCGGTCGGCAACCTGGCCTACATCATCCGCGCCCGCACGGTGCTGCTGCGCAACACCGGTGCCGCGATCGCCCCGCTCAACTCGTGGCTGTTCCTCCAGGGCCTCGAGACCCTGCACCTGCGCATGGAGCGGCACAGCGAGAACGCGCTGAAGGTCGCGCAGTTCCTCGAGGCCCACGACGACGTCTCCTGGGTGAGCTACCCGGGTCTGGAGTCGAGCCCCTACAAGGCCGTCGCCGACCGGATCTTCACCGGCAACGGGTACGGCGGGCTGGTCAGCTTCGGCGTGAAGGCCGGCCGCGAGGGCGGGCGGAAGTTCGTCGAGAGCCTGGAGCTGTTCAGCCACCTGGCCAACATCGGTGACGCCAAGTCGCTGGCGATCCACAACGCCACGACGACGCACTCCCAGCTCACCCCGGAGGAGCTCGAGAACGCCGGCGTCCCCGAGGACCTCGTGCGCCTCTCGATCGGCATCGAGCACGTCGACGACATCATCGCCGACCTCGAGCAGGCCCTGGCCGCCTCGCGCGGCTGA
- a CDS encoding DUF6457 domain-containing protein → MNLHDWIDEVCDVLDLDHEIDEGLVLDLARVCAHGVERPAAPVTSYLLGYAAGARGLSSRQIEELAERVTALAERWDRPAADDADDPADLGPDDPPDADLATALGEDPEPP, encoded by the coding sequence GTGAACCTCCACGACTGGATCGACGAGGTCTGCGACGTGCTCGACCTCGACCACGAGATCGACGAGGGCCTCGTGCTCGACCTGGCGCGGGTCTGCGCCCACGGGGTCGAGCGTCCGGCGGCGCCGGTCACGTCGTACCTCCTCGGGTACGCCGCCGGGGCGCGCGGGTTGTCGTCGCGACAGATCGAGGAGCTGGCCGAGCGCGTCACCGCGTTGGCGGAGCGGTGGGACCGGCCGGCCGCTGACGACGCCGACGACCCGGCCGACCTCGGCCCCGACGACCCGCCCGACGCCGACCTGGCCACGGCCCTGGGTGAGGACCCCGAGCCGCCGTGA
- the metX gene encoding homoserine O-acetyltransferase MetX encodes MSDLGFVETQRVVLGTEDDPLTLACGRRLTHVEVAYETYGELSPDRDNAIFVCHALTGDAHAAGHHGDPARRGWWDNLIGPGKALDTDRFFVISPNILGGCQGTTGPLSIDPATGAPYGLDFPLLQMSDFVAVHQRLLAHLGIERLLAAVGGSLGGMQVLQWMVDAPEQVANGVMVASSSRLTAQNIAFSAVGREAIMRDPNFHDGRYFELEGPAARGPKIGLAIARMMAHITYLSEEAMTEKFGRRLQDKTADVHRMGFGVDFEVESYLNHQGNTFLDRFDALSYLYLTRVMDYFDAFADPDAAARIAAARSRALVISFDTDWRFDTSHSLRVLRTLERAGVPVTFREIRSAWGHDSFLLQPPGYHETVAAFLDHAHEVCS; translated from the coding sequence GTGAGCGACCTGGGCTTCGTCGAGACGCAGCGGGTCGTCCTCGGGACCGAGGACGACCCGCTGACGCTCGCGTGCGGGCGCCGGCTGACCCACGTCGAGGTCGCCTACGAGACGTACGGCGAGCTGTCGCCCGACCGCGACAACGCGATCTTCGTCTGCCACGCGTTGACGGGTGACGCGCACGCGGCCGGCCACCACGGCGACCCGGCGCGGCGCGGTTGGTGGGACAACCTCATCGGGCCCGGCAAGGCGCTCGACACCGACCGGTTCTTCGTCATCTCGCCCAACATCCTCGGTGGGTGCCAGGGCACGACCGGGCCACTGTCGATCGACCCCGCGACCGGGGCGCCGTACGGCCTGGACTTCCCGCTGCTGCAGATGAGCGACTTCGTCGCGGTGCACCAGCGGCTCCTCGCGCACCTCGGCATCGAGCGGCTGCTCGCGGCGGTGGGTGGCTCGCTGGGTGGCATGCAGGTGCTGCAGTGGATGGTCGACGCCCCCGAGCAGGTCGCCAACGGCGTGATGGTGGCCAGCTCCTCGCGCCTCACGGCCCAGAACATCGCCTTCTCCGCCGTGGGCCGCGAGGCGATCATGCGCGACCCCAACTTCCACGACGGCCGCTACTTCGAGCTCGAGGGCCCCGCGGCGCGCGGCCCGAAGATCGGGCTGGCGATCGCGCGGATGATGGCGCACATCACCTACCTGTCCGAGGAGGCGATGACCGAGAAGTTCGGGCGCCGACTGCAGGACAAGACCGCTGACGTCCACCGCATGGGCTTCGGCGTCGACTTCGAGGTCGAGAGCTACCTCAACCACCAGGGCAACACGTTCCTCGACCGGTTCGACGCGCTGAGCTACCTCTACCTCACGCGTGTCATGGACTACTTCGACGCGTTCGCCGACCCCGACGCGGCCGCGCGCATCGCCGCCGCCCGTAGTCGGGCGCTGGTGATCTCGTTCGACACCGACTGGCGCTTCGACACCAGCCACTCGCTGCGCGTGCTGCGCACCCTCGAGCGCGCCGGCGTCCCCGTGACCTTCCGTGAGATCCGCTCGGCCTGGGGACACGACTCCTTCCTGCTGCAGCCGCCCGGCTACCACGAGACCGTCGCGGCCTTCCTCGACCACGCCCACGAGGTGTGCTCGTGA
- a CDS encoding glycosyltransferase family 2 protein, translating into MHTPSTPKSAGAERHVGRRRRVSYVLPVYNEAAVLEEFHAELLRTTEHRPDLDFEFVYVDDGSRDTSLEQLLALRRRDHRVTVLSLAANRGHQIAVVAGLEHAVHADAVIVLDTDLQDPPVVSLEMIAAWEGGVDVVYAQRRTRDDTLFKRATAAGFYWLLDRLSSTPIPRDTGDFRLMDRRVVAEVVRYREKDPFLRGIVAHAGFRQEAVLFDRDARRAGESKYPLRAMFALAASGIATFSSTPLRLISRLGYLISALSLLAGVYVLAVRLFASDQAVPGWAFLGVGMFFLGGLQLVMMGVIGSYLGRVYGEVQDRPRYALALTATSAGTPQSTRDAFAQPDRRSASG; encoded by the coding sequence ATGCACACTCCGTCCACGCCGAAGTCCGCCGGTGCCGAGCGGCACGTCGGCCGGCGCCGCCGCGTGAGCTACGTGCTGCCGGTCTACAACGAGGCCGCGGTGCTCGAGGAGTTCCACGCCGAGCTGCTGCGCACCACGGAGCACCGTCCCGACCTGGACTTCGAGTTCGTCTACGTCGACGACGGCAGCCGGGACACCTCCCTGGAGCAGCTGCTCGCGCTGCGCCGACGTGACCACCGGGTGACGGTGCTGTCGCTCGCCGCCAACCGCGGCCACCAGATCGCCGTCGTGGCCGGGCTCGAGCACGCCGTCCACGCCGACGCCGTCATCGTCCTCGACACCGACCTGCAGGACCCGCCGGTCGTCAGCCTGGAGATGATCGCGGCGTGGGAAGGCGGTGTCGACGTCGTCTACGCCCAGCGCCGCACCCGCGACGACACGCTGTTCAAGCGCGCCACGGCCGCCGGCTTCTACTGGCTGCTCGACCGGTTGTCCTCCACCCCGATCCCTCGTGACACCGGTGACTTCCGGTTGATGGACCGCCGCGTCGTGGCCGAGGTGGTGCGCTACCGGGAGAAGGACCCCTTCCTGCGCGGCATCGTCGCGCACGCCGGCTTCCGCCAGGAGGCGGTGCTCTTCGACCGCGACGCCCGCCGCGCAGGGGAGAGCAAGTACCCGCTGCGGGCCATGTTCGCGCTGGCCGCGAGCGGGATCGCGACCTTCTCCAGCACGCCACTGCGGCTGATCTCCCGTCTGGGCTACCTCATCTCGGCGCTCAGCCTGCTCGCCGGCGTCTACGTCCTCGCCGTGCGGTTGTTCGCCTCCGACCAGGCGGTCCCCGGGTGGGCGTTCCTCGGGGTCGGCATGTTCTTCCTGGGCGGTCTGCAGCTGGTGATGATGGGCGTCATCGGCAGTTACCTGGGCCGGGTGTACGGCGAGGTGCAGGACCGGCCGCGCTACGCACTCGCCCTCACCGCGACCAGTGCCGGCACGCCGCAGTCGACGCGGGACGCCTTCGCGCAACCCGACCGGCGGAGCGCGAGCGGGTGA
- the serS gene encoding serine--tRNA ligase yields the protein MIDPRLLREDPDLLRAAQTKRGLSASVVDEALAADEARRRSISAFEELRAEQKGLGKQVAQAQGEEKAALLERTKALSAEVKAAEAAQHEAEETYRRILSTIPNPAAEAAPAGGEDDFVLLEERGTKRDFAAEGFEPRDHLELGRMLGAIDVERGAKVSGSRFYYLTGPGADLELALVNMAMDQARAAGFTAMIPPTLVKPRAMEGTGFLGQAADDVYRIEGQDTYLVGTSEVPLAAYHSDEILDAGSLPRRYVAFSPCYRKEAGSHGKDTRGIFRVHWFDKVEMFSYTTLEESEAEHQRLLAQELEWLDKLELAYRVIDVAAGDLGLSAQRKFDCEAWIPSQGKYRELTSTSNCTDFQSRRLDIRTRGEHGTTPVATLNGTLVAIPRAIVAILETHQQADGSVRIPAALQPYLQGRTVLEPVTG from the coding sequence ATGATCGACCCGCGCCTGCTCCGTGAGGATCCCGACCTGCTCCGCGCTGCCCAGACCAAGCGCGGCCTGTCCGCGTCCGTGGTCGACGAGGCGCTCGCGGCCGACGAGGCGCGGCGCCGCTCGATCAGCGCCTTCGAAGAGCTGCGCGCCGAGCAGAAGGGGCTGGGCAAGCAGGTCGCCCAGGCTCAGGGAGAGGAGAAGGCCGCGCTCCTGGAGCGCACCAAGGCGCTGTCGGCCGAGGTGAAGGCCGCCGAGGCCGCCCAGCACGAGGCCGAGGAGACCTACCGGCGCATCCTCAGCACGATCCCCAACCCGGCCGCCGAGGCCGCCCCAGCGGGCGGCGAGGACGACTTCGTCCTCCTCGAGGAGCGCGGCACCAAGCGCGACTTCGCCGCCGAGGGGTTCGAGCCGCGCGACCACCTCGAGCTCGGCCGGATGCTCGGCGCCATCGACGTCGAGCGCGGCGCGAAGGTGTCGGGCAGCCGGTTCTACTACCTCACCGGCCCCGGCGCCGACCTCGAGCTGGCGCTGGTCAACATGGCGATGGACCAGGCGCGGGCGGCCGGTTTCACCGCGATGATCCCCCCGACCCTGGTCAAGCCGCGCGCGATGGAGGGCACGGGCTTCCTCGGCCAGGCTGCCGACGACGTCTACCGCATCGAGGGCCAGGACACCTACCTCGTCGGCACCTCGGAGGTGCCGCTGGCGGCGTACCACTCCGACGAGATCCTGGACGCCGGGTCGTTGCCGCGCCGCTACGTCGCGTTCAGCCCCTGCTACCGCAAGGAGGCAGGCTCGCACGGCAAGGACACCCGGGGGATCTTCCGGGTCCACTGGTTCGACAAGGTGGAGATGTTCTCCTACACGACGCTCGAGGAGTCCGAGGCCGAGCACCAGCGGCTGCTCGCCCAGGAGCTGGAGTGGCTCGACAAGCTCGAGCTCGCCTACCGCGTGATCGACGTGGCCGCCGGCGACCTCGGGCTCTCGGCACAGCGCAAGTTCGACTGCGAGGCGTGGATCCCCAGCCAGGGCAAGTACCGCGAGCTCACCTCGACCTCCAACTGCACCGACTTCCAGTCCCGCCGCCTCGACATCCGCACCCGCGGCGAGCACGGCACGACGCCGGTGGCCACGCTCAACGGCACGCTCGTGGCGATCCCGCGCGCCATCGTCGCGATCCTCGAGACCCACCAGCAGGCCGACGGCTCCGTGCGCATCCCGGCCGCCCTCCAGCCCTACCTGCAGGGTCGGACCGTCCTGGAGCCGGTGACCGGGTGA
- a CDS encoding GtrA family protein → MSHRRTATRFAIVGVLNTALDVGLFLLLHPHLGLVLANLVSVSCGMACSFVLNGRYTFGAGRLTWAQAWRFVLATGTAMWVLQPLVIAALVDPLPLAAAKLGGVAVGIAANYLAYRYLVWPSAEHGAERGVRHGPVRTSG, encoded by the coding sequence GTGAGCCACCGGCGTACGGCGACCCGCTTCGCGATCGTCGGGGTCCTCAACACCGCGCTCGACGTCGGGCTCTTCCTGCTGCTGCACCCGCACCTGGGCCTCGTGCTCGCCAACCTGGTCTCGGTCAGCTGCGGGATGGCCTGCAGCTTCGTGCTCAACGGCCGCTACACGTTCGGCGCCGGCCGGCTCACCTGGGCGCAGGCGTGGCGCTTCGTCCTCGCGACGGGTACGGCGATGTGGGTCCTGCAGCCCTTGGTGATCGCGGCACTGGTCGATCCGCTGCCGCTGGCGGCGGCCAAGCTCGGCGGCGTCGCCGTCGGTATCGCCGCCAACTACCTGGCCTACCGCTACCTCGTCTGGCCGAGCGCCGAGCACGGCGCGGAGCGCGGCGTGCGGCACGGCCCGGTCAGAACCAGCGGTTGA